A stretch of DNA from Maridesulfovibrio sp.:
TTCTGAATTCGTCAAATTTTTTACCGTTCCAGATTTCTTCCAGACTCTGTTCCATGACGTTTCCAAAAGTCCATGTACAGTTTATATCCTGAGTGCAGGGAACAACATTCCCATTATCCATGATGGTGACAGAGGTCCATGGAAATTCACAGTATTGTTTCTGGTAGTGGCTTTTATTACTTGCTTCTGCAGCGGTCTTGGCTTCAGCTTTTTCTTTTGTCTTGAGGAGCCATTGATTGTCTATACTTTTACCATAGGCATACACATCCTTATCTTTCCAGAGATCAATGAATGAAGGAAGCACAGCGGGGTCGCCGCTCATGTCGAGCATGGTCATGACAATTGTTGTTTCAGCCTTCATATCTTTCTTTAGCTTAAGGACCTCAAGAACTTTCCGGTATGATTCAGTAAAGTCGGCCGGACCTCCTCGGATTTTTCTGGCAACATCGTCATCTAGGCTGTCCATGGCAAACTTGATATGGCTTACTCCGGCCTCGAAAAGTTTTTTTATGAAAGGAAGTTTTATATTGCAGGGATTTGCGGAAAAATAAGAGTTGATGTTCTTTTCTCTTAACATTGCAACCCGCTCGGGCAGGAGGGGATCAAGAAGAGGCTCTCCAAAACCGTGCAGGGTAACTCCGTTGGCAACGACATCAAAATAAAAGTTGTTCTCGGATGGCTTGGAGTCGGTGCGCAGATTGCTGTCCACAAACCGCTGCCAATCTTCGAATTGAGTTGCGGGCATTGCGGGCATTTGCTCTACTATGCGCTGGAAGACCTCCATGCTCATGTGCGAAGGCTTGCGCTGCATGTCGGTAGTTCTCTGACACATCACGCACTTCATATTGCAGTAACTTGTGGTTTCAATATTGAAAACCATCGGTTGTCTTCTACGCAGTCTCTCAAACTCATCAAAAATCTCATGCCAATCAAGGGAATTCTTTTTGCCGGCAATTATCTGCTGTTTCAACTCATAGGTCTTTTGAAAAAACTGAGTATCGTACATAGCTACTCCAAAACTATTTTCATTAAATTTATGATAATCTAGATTTTTATTACACAACAGCCTGCGAGTAAAGCCAGGGTCAGGCAATTATCCTGACCGGGACCTTTTATTTAAAACAGAGATAATGAAGGATGGTTAAAACTTGATCCGGACTGTAAATAAAATATGAATAACTGCTTATCAACATGCCTCGAGACAGGAAAGCGAATAAGGGGCATTGTTTCTGCTCAGTTCAGTTGTTATGTTTTGTCTAGCCCCGCTTTGAGCTCCCTGACAGACGCCGGTTAGCCCGATTTTAGATTGGCAGACCTGTCTGCAGGCGCGGCCTTTTTGGGGAAAAAAAGAGGGTGGCCTTAAAAAAGTGAGTATGATTTTGCAGAAGGATCATGTTAAGTCTATTTGTATGTGATGAGTTTCAAATTGCCAAGCAGCCCTTCTCATTTTAAACAAATGTATCCACATTTTCTCCAGTGCCTGATCCTTTTGCTTCTGGAGCGTTATCAGCAGCCACAGATGATGTATCAGCACCTGTTGGCCTACCTTCAACTAATGCTGAATCAGAATCAACCTCTTCATCAGCATTTGTACCTGCGGCAGACTGATCCGAATTCTCAGCTATTTTTTCTTCTATTTTTTCTTGAATATTTTCCTCAGCCTCCTTCGTTTCGACAGCTTTCTCTTCCTGCTTTTCTTCTACTACTTCTTCGGTGCGTTCTTCGATGTCCTCAATAATTTCTTCTACTTCCTTCTCAAGCGCTTCTTCCTCCATCTCTTTACCCAGCTTATCATGCGCATCAAGACCCTTTTTCTCAAATTCTGCTGCCGCTATATATTTAGCGTCTATAGGCGCAATTCCAGATTTTATCAGATCGTCTGTGAACGCCATACGGTTATCAATAAGATTGACCATAAAACTACCAAATTTGGTCATTAAACTCTGGTTGCTCTTCATACCATTTAAATTCAGCAGACTGTAGTTATCGGTATCATTCGCTCCATCAGCATGAACAAAACTACCAGCCATCATATTTAAAGGTCTTGCACTTAAAGTAATACGATCTGTTTGTTTTTCAGGGGTTCCAGCTTCTGTTTTTGTATCCTGTGTCTGCTCTGGTAAATCTTCTTTTTGGTCTTCTATGTTAGCGACATTAACTTTCATTAAATTTATATTAGCACCCGATCTAATCTTCATAGTAGACCTCCGTACCATGCTTATACACACTATTATCGGATGACTTTATAAAAGCTTTAGCTAAATGTTACAAAAAAATAACAACACCTTTTCATGAAACGATTCGAATATAAGCAAAGAAGGATCACCTCCTGGTGTTACCTGCCCCGCTGATATACGCAGGCTCGATCTGCTTGAGGGTGTAAGACCTGTCCTGCAAGCGCGTCTTTCATTTTGGAGAGATAAAAGGTGGGTGACTTTTAAAAAAGCGGGCGCACAGACTGGGACGGGAAAGAAGCACTCAATACAACATACTGACAACGCGGTAATAAATATAAAAAAACCCCGGAGCCGATCCCCGGGGTTTTTCTGACTTTGGAACAAAAACGAAACAGCCACCGTGGCCATTCCGTATCTCACAAACTGTAATTAACGGTCTAAAACTAAACGCAGCCGGTAGGTTTGGGCAGACCAGCCATTTTACAAGCTCCCTTACCGGGTCCGGAGGGGAACAGTT
This window harbors:
- a CDS encoding radical SAM/SPASM domain-containing protein — its product is MYDTQFFQKTYELKQQIIAGKKNSLDWHEIFDEFERLRRRQPMVFNIETTSYCNMKCVMCQRTTDMQRKPSHMSMEVFQRIVEQMPAMPATQFEDWQRFVDSNLRTDSKPSENNFYFDVVANGVTLHGFGEPLLDPLLPERVAMLREKNINSYFSANPCNIKLPFIKKLFEAGVSHIKFAMDSLDDDVARKIRGGPADFTESYRKVLEVLKLKKDMKAETTIVMTMLDMSGDPAVLPSFIDLWKDKDVYAYGKSIDNQWLLKTKEKAEAKTAAEASNKSHYQKQYCEFPWTSVTIMDNGNVVPCTQDINCTWTFGNVMEQSLEEIWNGKKFDEFRKLHMSKDYPQNFMCHEKCDLNLLSYFYSDRDSE